One genomic window of Hymenobacter sp. J193 includes the following:
- a CDS encoding sugar porter family MFS transporter: MKNSNVFFWSLVVALGGFLFGFDTAVISGAEKAIQQLWGLSAGEHGFTIAVALIGTVIGAIFGGIPSDKLGRRQTLIWIAVLYFVSALGAALTSNWYAFMLFRFLGGLGVGASSVTAPLYISEVAPAARRGQMVAMFQFNIVFGILAAYLSNYLLTGAGEQDWRWMLGVQVVPALAFFGLLFRVPESPRWLLGQGRVEEGRAVLRRIDAAGADQLVTDILTSNAADEAAGGRSLFARQHRGPVMLAVLFALFNQVSGINAIIYYAPRIFEMTGLGKSSALLSSAGLGLVNFAFTLLARRVIDQFGRRKLMLIGSFGLIATLGLVAWTFYTENFQALGGMLVPALLFVYIAFFAFSQGAVIWVFISEIFPNTVRAKGQALGSSTHWVMAALIAFTFPSLAEKLGGGNTFAFFCSMMVLQLLFVWRMMPETKGTSLEHVEKTLVLH, from the coding sequence ATGAAAAATAGCAACGTCTTCTTCTGGTCCCTGGTTGTGGCGCTGGGCGGCTTTCTGTTCGGCTTCGATACGGCCGTTATTTCCGGGGCCGAAAAAGCCATTCAGCAGCTCTGGGGCCTGAGTGCCGGCGAGCATGGCTTCACCATTGCCGTGGCCCTCATCGGCACGGTTATCGGCGCCATCTTCGGGGGCATTCCCTCCGATAAGCTGGGCCGCCGCCAGACGCTGATCTGGATTGCCGTGCTCTACTTCGTGTCGGCTCTGGGTGCGGCCCTCACCTCCAACTGGTATGCGTTTATGCTGTTCCGCTTCCTGGGCGGGCTGGGCGTGGGCGCTTCTTCGGTCACGGCGCCGCTGTATATTTCGGAGGTGGCCCCGGCCGCCCGGCGCGGGCAGATGGTGGCCATGTTCCAGTTCAACATCGTGTTTGGCATCCTGGCCGCCTACCTTTCCAACTACCTGCTCACGGGCGCCGGGGAGCAGGACTGGCGCTGGATGCTGGGCGTGCAGGTGGTGCCGGCCCTGGCGTTTTTCGGGCTGCTGTTCCGGGTGCCCGAAAGCCCCCGCTGGCTGCTCGGCCAGGGCCGCGTGGAGGAAGGCCGCGCCGTGCTGCGCCGCATCGACGCGGCCGGTGCCGATCAGCTGGTAACCGACATCCTCACCTCCAACGCGGCCGATGAGGCCGCCGGCGGCCGGTCGTTGTTTGCCCGCCAGCACCGCGGACCCGTCATGCTAGCCGTGCTGTTTGCCTTGTTCAACCAGGTATCCGGCATCAACGCCATCATCTACTACGCCCCGCGCATCTTCGAAATGACGGGCCTGGGCAAAAGCTCCGCCCTGCTCTCCTCGGCCGGGCTGGGGCTGGTCAACTTCGCCTTCACCCTGCTGGCCCGCCGCGTCATCGACCAGTTTGGCCGTCGCAAGCTCATGCTCATCGGCTCGTTTGGCCTGATAGCCACGCTGGGTTTGGTGGCTTGGACGTTCTACACCGAAAACTTCCAGGCCCTGGGTGGTATGCTGGTACCAGCTTTGCTGTTCGTCTACATTGCCTTTTTCGCCTTCTCGCAGGGGGCCGTTATCTGGGTGTTTATCTCCGAAATCTTCCCCAACACCGTTCGCGCCAAGGGCCAGGCTTTGGGCTCCAGCACGCACTGGGTGATGGCGGCCCTCATTGCCTTCACCTTCCCGTCCCTGGCCGAAAAGCTGGGCGGCGGCAATACCTTCGCCTTTTTCTGCTCGATGATGGTGCTTCAGCTCCTTTTTGTGTGGCGCATGATGCCCGAAACCAAAGGCACCTCCCTGGAACACGTGGAGAAAACCCTCGTGCTGCACTAA
- a CDS encoding RagB/SusD family nutrient uptake outer membrane protein, with product MKKIQLLTLTAALLAASATSCNDKDFLDVSPRGALSDENLNTPEGAEKQVIAAYSALANDGFTAPFSSLWPYGNLRSGDAYKGGGGTGDIEGFHFYETFTFNRPDIGNTDEVWFRLYVGISRANEALTRLNKVDMPNKAIRQGEMRFLRGHFYFLLKELFDRVPYIDETVPVADYEKISNVDLTSQQLWDKIAADFQFAVDNLPASQGEVGRASQVAAKAYLAKTRLFQAYGQNDNHQVTSIDQAKLQEVVRLTDEVINSGKHSLSPDFGNNFQSQFDNGRESVFAIQFSKDDGTPRGRINQGNKLNYPMNAEFGCCGFHQPSQNLVNAFKTDAQGLPLFTSFNTTSLTAPADFQTNAVDPRLDHTVAIPTHPWKYDPSFVFQRSWVRVPDIYGQFMSQKELVGPKDQSFQKLPPFMSSTKNWAVIRYADVLLWKAEALIELNRAAEALPLINELRRRAAASTTLLKDINGQPVSNYRIGEYAADQWTQEYAREALRWERRLEFAMEGTRFFDLVRWGIAADYLNTYLSVEKTRRQYLQNAQFQRGRDEYLPIPLNQINFSKGLYKQNPNW from the coding sequence ATGAAAAAGATACAGCTACTTACCCTCACGGCGGCGCTGCTGGCCGCGTCGGCTACTTCCTGCAACGACAAGGACTTCCTGGACGTGTCGCCGCGCGGGGCCCTGAGCGACGAGAACCTGAACACGCCCGAAGGCGCCGAAAAGCAGGTAATTGCGGCCTACTCCGCCCTGGCCAACGACGGCTTCACGGCGCCCTTCAGCTCGCTGTGGCCCTACGGCAACCTGCGCTCCGGCGACGCCTACAAGGGCGGCGGGGGCACCGGCGACATTGAGGGCTTCCACTTCTACGAAACCTTCACCTTCAACCGCCCCGACATCGGCAACACCGATGAAGTGTGGTTCCGCCTTTACGTGGGCATTTCCCGCGCCAACGAGGCCCTCACGCGCCTCAACAAGGTGGATATGCCCAACAAGGCCATCCGCCAGGGCGAAATGCGCTTTTTGCGCGGGCACTTCTATTTCCTGCTCAAGGAACTGTTTGACCGGGTGCCCTACATCGACGAAACTGTGCCCGTAGCCGACTACGAGAAGATTTCGAACGTGGACCTGACCAGCCAGCAGCTCTGGGACAAGATTGCCGCCGACTTCCAGTTTGCAGTAGACAACCTACCAGCTTCGCAAGGGGAAGTAGGTCGGGCCAGCCAGGTGGCGGCCAAGGCGTATCTGGCCAAAACGCGCCTGTTTCAGGCCTACGGGCAGAACGACAACCACCAGGTTACCAGCATCGATCAGGCCAAGCTGCAGGAGGTGGTACGACTCACCGATGAAGTCATCAACTCCGGCAAGCACAGCCTCTCCCCCGATTTCGGCAACAACTTCCAGTCGCAGTTCGACAACGGGCGCGAGTCGGTGTTTGCCATCCAGTTTTCCAAGGACGACGGCACCCCGCGCGGGCGCATCAACCAGGGCAACAAGCTCAACTACCCCATGAATGCGGAGTTTGGCTGCTGCGGCTTCCACCAGCCCAGCCAGAACCTGGTCAACGCCTTCAAAACCGACGCCCAGGGGTTGCCGCTATTCACTTCCTTCAACACCACCAGCCTTACCGCCCCGGCCGATTTCCAGACCAACGCCGTGGACCCGCGCCTCGACCACACCGTGGCCATTCCTACCCACCCCTGGAAGTACGACCCCTCCTTCGTGTTTCAGCGCAGCTGGGTGCGCGTGCCCGATATCTACGGCCAGTTTATGTCGCAGAAAGAGCTGGTAGGGCCTAAGGACCAGAGCTTCCAGAAGCTGCCGCCCTTCATGAGCAGCACCAAGAACTGGGCCGTCATCCGCTACGCTGATGTGCTGCTGTGGAAGGCTGAAGCCCTCATTGAGCTGAACCGCGCCGCCGAGGCCTTGCCCCTCATCAACGAGCTGCGCCGCCGGGCCGCCGCCAGCACTACCCTGCTTAAGGACATCAACGGTCAGCCGGTATCCAACTACCGCATCGGGGAGTACGCCGCCGACCAGTGGACCCAGGAATACGCCCGCGAGGCTTTGCGCTGGGAGCGGCGCCTGGAGTTTGCCATGGAGGGCACCCGCTTTTTTGACCTGGTGCGCTGGGGCATTGCTGCCGACTACCTGAACACCTACCTGAGCGTGGAGAAAACCCGCCGCCAGTACCTGCAAAATGCCCAGTTCCAGCGCGGCCGCGACGAGTACCTGCCCATCCCGCTCAACCAAATCAACTTCAGCAAAGGCCTCTACAAGCAAAACCCAAACTGGTAG
- a CDS encoding TonB-dependent receptor: MKETVPFVRQAMFLSMLAAGPLALTGPVQAATLRYAGATARLAETPISGRVTDDQGAGLPGVTVVVKGTTIGTSTGPDGGFSLSVPDNATLIFSFIGYKTQEVSAAGRTSFSVKLATDVAALDEVVVTGYQVQRKADLTGAVAVVKVDEVKDLPSGNIMRNLQGRVPGVSINTDGAPDGGVSVRIRGLGTLGNNDPLYVIDGIPTKDGINQLNQNDIESIQVLKDASAASIYGSRAGNGVIIITTKKARKGVNRVEFSTFATVQHPRELAPMLNTQEYGRTYWQAAVNDGLTPSSPLYMFRSHTDANGRPVLDEVVVPEFIDADQTQRAADTNWFEEIQQRSLIQSYNVNLASGGERGNALFSLNYYDNDGVVKYSNFKRFTGRLNSDYSFLDGKLKVGENLTLARSRQSYGEDRQALGVSVLQLAIVPVRTVDGVGWGGPVNGIADRQNPVRLLEDNKQNYGATNRAFGNAFADLELVKNLHLRTSFGIDYSLFSQRSLFKRYKSGYLSDNLNRLVNVERTFGNWVWQNTLNYNLTLGKSQFDLLAGTERISYTFTEISAQRTGFAIEDLDYAYLDAGSANKDNGGFASAYRLASYFGKVNYSFNERYLASATLRRDGSSRFGKENQFGVFPAASAGWRISEESFLKDNVALVSDLKLRAGWGQTGNQDIAYDAAYSLYRPVYGTDPTWDPDQGTAYDIAGNKTGALPSGYRRFQQGNDQLKWETTTQTNVGLDFGLLQNKLTGSVDYFVKNTKDILVKPPYLAVVGEGGDRFVNGASIENKGWEFLLGYQNELAGSGFAYNITGNLSSYRNQVTALPREVINAYGGNGQDVTIIGQPFGSRYGYVADGLFQSQGEVDTHATQVGAGPGRIRYRDLNGDGKIDNFDQTWITSNQPDFIYGLNLGASYKGFDVQLFWQGVQGLEVYNETKFRTDFSYVTGENWGKRVLDAWTPENNGSTIPAVSLLNQNNELRQSSYFVENGSYLKLRNAQLGYSVPQRLTGRLRLQQVRLYVQGTNLLTLKDRKGPNAYTSLDPEIQTFGYPIPVTFTTGLNVTF, translated from the coding sequence ATGAAAGAAACAGTACCCTTTGTGCGGCAGGCAATGTTCCTGTCGATGCTGGCGGCGGGGCCGCTGGCCCTGACCGGCCCGGTGCAGGCGGCTACCCTCCGGTACGCCGGCGCCACGGCCCGGCTGGCCGAAACGCCCATCAGCGGCCGCGTGACCGACGACCAGGGCGCGGGCCTGCCCGGCGTGACTGTTGTGGTGAAAGGCACGACCATTGGGACCAGCACCGGCCCCGACGGCGGGTTCAGCCTGAGCGTACCCGACAACGCTACGCTCATCTTTTCTTTTATCGGCTACAAAACCCAGGAAGTGTCCGCCGCAGGCCGCACCAGCTTCAGCGTGAAGTTGGCGACGGACGTGGCAGCCCTGGACGAGGTGGTGGTAACCGGCTACCAGGTGCAGCGCAAAGCCGACCTGACCGGGGCCGTGGCCGTGGTGAAGGTGGACGAGGTGAAAGACCTGCCCTCCGGCAACATCATGCGCAACCTGCAGGGCCGCGTGCCGGGCGTGAGCATCAATACCGATGGAGCGCCCGACGGGGGTGTTTCGGTGCGGATTCGGGGGCTGGGCACGCTCGGCAACAACGACCCGCTGTACGTGATTGACGGCATTCCGACCAAGGACGGCATCAACCAGCTCAACCAGAACGACATCGAAAGCATCCAGGTGCTCAAGGACGCTTCGGCGGCCAGCATCTACGGCTCCCGGGCCGGTAACGGCGTCATCATCATCACCACTAAAAAGGCCCGCAAAGGCGTGAACCGGGTGGAGTTCAGCACGTTTGCCACCGTGCAGCACCCGCGCGAGCTGGCGCCCATGCTCAACACCCAGGAGTACGGCCGCACCTACTGGCAGGCGGCTGTGAACGACGGCCTCACGCCCAGCAGCCCGCTCTATATGTTCCGCTCCCACACCGACGCCAATGGCCGCCCGGTGCTGGATGAGGTGGTAGTGCCCGAGTTTATCGACGCCGACCAGACCCAGCGCGCTGCCGACACCAACTGGTTTGAGGAAATTCAGCAACGCTCGTTGATCCAGAGCTATAACGTGAACCTGGCCAGCGGTGGGGAGCGGGGCAACGCCCTGTTCTCACTAAACTACTACGACAACGACGGCGTGGTGAAGTACTCCAACTTCAAGCGCTTTACGGGCCGCCTGAACTCGGACTACTCCTTTCTGGATGGCAAGCTGAAGGTGGGCGAGAACCTGACGCTGGCGCGCAGCCGCCAGAGTTACGGCGAAGACCGGCAGGCCCTGGGCGTATCGGTGCTGCAGCTGGCCATTGTGCCGGTGCGCACCGTGGATGGTGTGGGCTGGGGCGGGCCGGTAAACGGCATTGCCGACCGCCAGAACCCTGTGCGCCTGCTGGAAGACAACAAGCAGAACTACGGGGCTACCAACCGGGCCTTCGGCAACGCCTTTGCCGACCTGGAGCTGGTGAAAAACCTACACCTGCGCACCAGCTTCGGCATCGACTACAGCTTGTTCAGCCAGCGCAGTTTGTTTAAGCGCTACAAGTCGGGCTATTTGTCTGACAACCTGAACCGCCTGGTGAACGTGGAGCGCACGTTTGGCAACTGGGTATGGCAGAACACGCTCAACTACAACCTCACCCTGGGCAAAAGCCAGTTCGACCTGCTGGCCGGCACGGAGCGCATCAGCTATACCTTCACCGAAATATCGGCCCAGCGCACCGGCTTTGCCATCGAAGACCTGGACTACGCCTACCTCGACGCGGGCTCGGCCAACAAGGACAACGGCGGCTTTGCCTCGGCTTACCGGCTGGCCTCCTACTTCGGCAAAGTCAACTACTCCTTCAACGAGCGGTATCTGGCCTCGGCCACGCTGCGCCGCGACGGAAGCTCCCGCTTTGGCAAGGAAAACCAGTTTGGCGTGTTCCCGGCCGCTTCGGCGGGCTGGCGCATCTCGGAGGAAAGCTTCCTGAAAGACAACGTGGCGCTAGTCTCGGACCTGAAGCTGCGCGCCGGCTGGGGCCAGACCGGCAACCAGGATATTGCCTACGACGCGGCTTACAGCCTCTACCGCCCCGTATACGGCACCGACCCCACCTGGGACCCCGACCAAGGCACAGCCTACGACATTGCGGGCAACAAAACCGGGGCACTGCCCTCGGGCTACCGCCGCTTTCAACAGGGCAACGACCAGCTGAAGTGGGAAACCACCACCCAAACCAACGTAGGCCTGGACTTCGGTCTGCTGCAGAACAAGCTCACCGGCTCGGTAGACTACTTCGTGAAGAACACCAAGGACATCCTGGTGAAGCCGCCGTACCTGGCCGTAGTCGGCGAAGGCGGTGACCGGTTCGTGAATGGCGCCTCCATCGAAAACAAGGGCTGGGAGTTCCTGCTGGGCTACCAGAACGAACTGGCCGGCAGCGGCTTTGCCTACAACATCACGGGCAACCTGAGCAGCTACCGCAACCAGGTAACGGCCCTGCCCCGCGAGGTTATCAACGCATACGGCGGCAACGGGCAGGACGTGACCATCATCGGGCAGCCGTTTGGCTCGCGCTACGGCTATGTGGCCGATGGCCTCTTTCAGAGCCAGGGCGAGGTAGACACCCACGCCACCCAGGTAGGCGCCGGCCCCGGCCGCATCCGCTACCGCGACCTGAACGGGGACGGCAAAATCGACAACTTCGACCAGACCTGGATTACCAGCAACCAGCCCGACTTCATCTACGGCCTGAACCTGGGTGCCAGCTACAAGGGCTTCGACGTGCAGCTGTTCTGGCAGGGCGTGCAGGGCCTGGAGGTGTACAACGAGACCAAGTTCCGCACCGACTTCAGCTACGTGACCGGCGAAAACTGGGGCAAGCGCGTGCTGGATGCCTGGACGCCCGAAAACAACGGCTCCACTATCCCGGCCGTGTCCCTGCTCAACCAGAACAACGAGCTGCGCCAGTCGAGCTACTTCGTGGAAAACGGCTCCTACCTGAAGCTGCGCAACGCCCAGCTGGGCTACTCGGTGCCCCAGCGCCTGACGGGCCGCCTCCGCCTGCAGCAAGTGCGCCTCTACGTGCAGGGCACCAACCTGCTCACCCTCAAAGACCGCAAAGGCCCTAACGCCTACACCAGCCTCGACCCCGAAATCCAGACGTTCGGCTACCCTATCCCGGTAACCTTCACTACCGGCCTGAACGTGACCTTCTAG
- a CDS encoding carbohydrate kinase, with product MTSRLPNLETPSFACFGEVLWDVLPTGQQPGGAPFNVAVHLRQLGLPANLISRVGDDELGTELLAFIESKRLRLDYVQRGHTHLTGVVKANVDDAHEVTYKIVQPVAWDYIHYDATLEALVREADVFVFGSLAARQAGTRETLYRLLEHARFKVFDVNLRPPHYTKDVVRYLLEKADMVKLNHHELTEIMAWFSEETDEAAALQWLAARFGLQAVCLTKGADGAILWANNQLYSAPGVPVAVKDTIGSGDSFLAALLKGLLTGQEPGEALRFACATGALVATHAGATPTFQETDVHALLAAQLV from the coding sequence ATGACTTCCCGACTTCCCAACCTCGAAACGCCCTCCTTTGCCTGCTTTGGCGAAGTGCTCTGGGACGTGCTGCCCACCGGGCAGCAGCCCGGCGGTGCCCCCTTCAACGTGGCCGTACACCTGCGCCAGCTGGGCCTGCCCGCCAACCTGATCAGCCGCGTGGGCGACGACGAGCTGGGCACTGAGCTGCTGGCCTTCATTGAAAGCAAACGCCTGCGCCTCGACTATGTGCAGCGCGGCCATACCCACCTTACGGGCGTGGTGAAGGCCAACGTGGACGACGCCCACGAAGTTACCTACAAGATTGTGCAGCCCGTGGCCTGGGACTACATCCACTACGATGCCACCCTCGAAGCCCTGGTCAGGGAGGCCGATGTATTCGTGTTCGGCTCTCTGGCTGCTCGCCAGGCCGGCACCCGCGAAACCCTCTACCGCCTGTTGGAGCACGCTCGCTTCAAGGTCTTCGACGTAAACCTGCGCCCTCCGCACTATACCAAAGACGTGGTGCGGTACCTGCTCGAAAAGGCCGATATGGTGAAGCTCAATCACCACGAGCTAACCGAAATTATGGCCTGGTTCAGTGAAGAAACCGATGAGGCCGCCGCCCTGCAGTGGCTGGCTGCCCGCTTCGGGCTGCAGGCCGTGTGCCTCACCAAAGGCGCCGACGGGGCCATCCTGTGGGCCAACAACCAGCTTTACTCGGCTCCCGGCGTGCCGGTAGCGGTTAAGGACACCATCGGCAGTGGCGACTCATTCCTGGCCGCTTTGCTGAAAGGCCTGCTGACCGGCCAGGAGCCCGGCGAGGCCCTGCGCTTCGCCTGCGCCACCGGCGCTCTGGTGGCTACCCACGCCGGCGCCACCCCCACCTTCCAGGAAACCGACGTGCACGCCCTGCTGGCCGCGCAGCTGGTGTAA
- a CDS encoding substrate-binding domain-containing protein — MGPVTAADKPSYVIGFSQCTNGDAWRLAMLAGMQKELSFYPEVTFRMKDAHNSSARQEKHIREFLQEGIDLLIVSANEAEPVTPIVEEAYNRGIPVVILDRRTTSKLYTAYVGGNNEEVGRTAGNYVANLLRRQGRVLEILGAPGSSPAVDRHRGFVQALMAYPGLKLVGELNSNWERPSVLARLPAVLKAQPDIDLIFAHNDRLALGAYQVCKQLGLERRIKIVGVDGLPGAHGGIQLVQDGIINATLLYSPGGEEAIRMAMKILRKQPYEKENILSTMVIDSTNVLTMKLQTEKLASQQQDIQRQQELLRKQRDTYASQQTVLYVLAAALLGAALLGLLVWRAFRANRRINHQLALQNQEILFQRNQIQEFAEQARVETEAKLRFFTNFSHELRTPLTLILGPVEEMLTSGSNVPAAHRHDLSLIRRNAQRLLQLVNQLMDFRRIDVGKMPVRATEGNLVAFVREIMDVFERPARQRGISLRFLPAQPVIPLWFDANILDKVFFNLLSNALKFTPERGQITVSIQVVAAEQAVRVSVEDTGRGISEQDKAHIFEWFYQGQQSVAKGSGMGLALALGLTRLHLGQLAFTSQAGQGSTFVVTLPLELPANLKASAAASLPAPMLTLEEGIVASPTETPLPALAQGATSEALVLIIEDNPEVNAFLVQKLRPHFQVSAATDGTTGLRMAADTIPDLIVCDVMLPEISGLEVVAKLKEDWRTSHIPVVLLTARSAPEQQVEGVQAGADLYLTKPFNPTFLLESLRTLLANRDKLREHFRRELSVDTATVAPQRVDQKFLADLTAIVEANLTRSDLSVEDVARSLGISRVQLYRKVKAVLGTGVTDFIQGQRLTKARQLLLTEELTIAEVAYQLGFSTPSYFSTSFKARYQVSPSEFRALHTTPSA; from the coding sequence ATGGGCCCGGTAACGGCTGCCGACAAGCCGAGCTATGTCATTGGTTTCTCTCAGTGCACCAATGGGGATGCCTGGCGCTTGGCTATGCTGGCGGGTATGCAGAAAGAACTGAGCTTTTATCCGGAGGTAACGTTTCGGATGAAGGATGCCCACAACAGCAGCGCCCGGCAGGAAAAACACATCCGGGAATTTCTGCAGGAAGGCATCGACCTACTGATTGTATCGGCTAATGAAGCCGAGCCCGTGACGCCCATTGTGGAGGAGGCCTACAACCGCGGTATTCCGGTGGTTATTTTGGACCGACGCACCACCTCCAAACTCTACACCGCCTACGTAGGCGGCAACAACGAAGAGGTAGGCCGCACGGCCGGCAACTACGTAGCCAACTTACTGCGGCGGCAGGGCCGCGTGCTGGAAATACTAGGTGCCCCGGGCTCCTCCCCCGCCGTTGACCGGCACCGCGGCTTTGTCCAGGCGTTGATGGCGTATCCGGGCTTGAAGCTGGTAGGCGAGCTGAACAGCAACTGGGAACGGCCCTCCGTGCTGGCACGGCTGCCGGCCGTGCTGAAAGCGCAGCCGGACATCGACCTGATTTTTGCCCACAACGACCGGCTAGCGCTGGGAGCCTACCAGGTGTGCAAGCAGCTGGGTCTGGAGCGGCGTATCAAAATTGTGGGCGTAGACGGGCTGCCCGGTGCGCACGGGGGCATTCAGTTGGTGCAGGATGGCATTATCAACGCTACGCTGCTGTATTCACCGGGTGGGGAGGAGGCTATTCGGATGGCCATGAAAATCCTGCGCAAGCAGCCCTACGAGAAAGAGAATATTCTCAGCACCATGGTTATCGACTCAACCAACGTGCTGACGATGAAGCTCCAGACGGAGAAGCTCGCCAGCCAGCAGCAGGATATCCAGCGGCAGCAAGAACTGCTGCGCAAGCAGCGCGACACTTATGCCAGCCAGCAAACGGTGCTGTACGTGCTGGCGGCGGCGCTGCTGGGCGCGGCGCTGCTGGGCTTACTGGTATGGCGGGCCTTTCGGGCCAACCGCCGCATCAACCACCAGCTAGCCTTACAAAACCAGGAAATCCTGTTCCAGCGCAACCAGATTCAGGAATTTGCCGAGCAGGCCCGGGTAGAAACGGAAGCCAAGCTGCGCTTTTTCACCAACTTCTCCCACGAGCTGCGCACCCCGCTCACCCTCATCCTGGGGCCGGTGGAGGAAATGCTCACCAGCGGTAGCAACGTGCCGGCCGCCCACCGGCACGACTTAAGTCTGATCCGGCGCAATGCCCAGCGGCTACTGCAGCTGGTCAACCAGCTGATGGACTTCCGCAGGATTGACGTGGGCAAAATGCCGGTGCGGGCCACGGAAGGCAATCTGGTCGCGTTTGTGCGCGAGATTATGGACGTGTTTGAGCGGCCGGCCCGGCAGCGTGGTATTAGCCTCCGGTTTCTGCCGGCCCAGCCCGTTATTCCGCTGTGGTTTGATGCCAACATTCTGGATAAAGTGTTTTTCAACCTGTTATCCAACGCCCTGAAGTTCACCCCGGAGCGCGGGCAGATTACCGTCAGTATTCAGGTGGTGGCGGCCGAGCAGGCCGTGCGCGTGAGCGTGGAGGATACCGGCCGCGGCATTTCGGAGCAGGATAAGGCGCACATTTTCGAGTGGTTTTACCAGGGGCAGCAGTCAGTGGCCAAAGGCTCGGGCATGGGCCTGGCCCTGGCCCTGGGCCTGACGCGCCTGCATTTAGGGCAACTGGCTTTCACTAGTCAGGCGGGGCAGGGCAGCACGTTTGTGGTGACGCTCCCGCTGGAACTGCCGGCCAACCTGAAGGCCAGCGCCGCGGCTTCCCTCCCCGCTCCTATGCTCACCCTGGAGGAAGGTATTGTGGCCAGCCCCACTGAAACCCCGCTACCGGCCCTGGCACAAGGCGCCACCAGCGAGGCGCTGGTGCTCATCATCGAAGACAACCCGGAAGTCAACGCCTTTCTGGTGCAGAAGCTGCGGCCGCACTTCCAGGTGAGTGCCGCCACCGATGGCACCACCGGGCTGCGCATGGCCGCCGATACCATTCCCGACCTGATTGTGTGCGACGTGATGCTGCCCGAAATCAGTGGGCTGGAAGTGGTGGCCAAGCTCAAGGAGGACTGGCGCACTTCCCACATTCCGGTGGTGTTGCTTACGGCCCGCAGCGCCCCCGAGCAGCAGGTGGAAGGCGTGCAGGCCGGCGCCGACCTCTACCTGACCAAGCCTTTCAACCCTACCTTTCTGCTGGAAAGCCTGCGCACGTTGCTGGCCAACCGCGACAAGCTGCGAGAGCATTTTCGCCGCGAGCTGAGCGTAGACACCGCCACCGTGGCGCCTCAGCGCGTGGACCAGAAATTCCTGGCCGACCTCACGGCCATTGTGGAAGCCAACCTCACCCGCTCCGACTTAAGCGTGGAGGATGTGGCTCGTAGCCTGGGCATCTCGCGGGTGCAGCTCTACCGCAAAGTAAAGGCCGTATTGGGCACCGGCGTCACCGACTTTATCCAGGGCCAGCGGCTGACCAAGGCGCGCCAGCTCCTGCTCACGGAAGAGCTGACCATTGCCGAAGTTGCCTATCAACTGGGCTTCTCCACGCCTTCGTACTTCTCCACCAGCTTCAAGGCCCGCTACCAAGTGTCGCCTTCGGAGTTCCGGGCTTTGCATACGACGCCCAGTGCCTGA